In a single window of the Thiofilum sp. genome:
- a CDS encoding phage major capsid protein — protein sequence MATFATASNQVAALKELYTGSDDYMKDLVYKNNPFLALVPKNEAPGGFSGKYIPVPLIYGTPQGRSATFTNAQNNQTAPALASFFVYRVSNYQLVTITNELLEATKDDAGAFVDEAKLNMDTGFRNISNDMALDLFSDGSGSRGIIASITTGVIVLASPQTVVNFEVGMTLVNYSVAGNVFTNVTGGALGYVIAVNRSAGTVTVSATAGGAAGTPVNWGTAAFLYLGVQGDVAFGTLTATTSYLKISGLGAWIPTVAPGGTDSFWGINRSTDVTRLAGVRFDGSSESIEEALIDGSSLVAREGGKPDMCFMNFTSYAALEKSLGSKVQYVDVKHEEADIAFAGIRIHAPYGPITVVPDRNCPAQTAYLLQMDTWKLRSLGKAPHVLTYGLEGLEGIRVGNADALEIRIGMYGNLICNAPGWNCVVQLSS from the coding sequence ATGGCAACATTCGCAACAGCCAGTAACCAAGTTGCAGCTCTAAAGGAGTTGTATACTGGTTCTGATGATTACATGAAAGATCTAGTATATAAGAACAACCCTTTCCTAGCTTTAGTTCCTAAGAATGAAGCACCAGGTGGGTTTTCCGGTAAGTATATTCCAGTTCCTTTGATTTATGGAACTCCTCAAGGCCGTTCTGCTACATTCACAAATGCACAGAACAACCAAACAGCTCCAGCCTTAGCTTCTTTTTTCGTTTACCGTGTATCTAACTACCAATTGGTAACGATCACTAACGAACTATTAGAAGCGACCAAGGACGATGCTGGCGCATTTGTTGATGAAGCTAAGCTAAACATGGATACTGGCTTTAGAAACATTTCTAACGATATGGCTCTAGACCTATTCAGCGACGGCTCTGGCTCACGTGGTATTATTGCATCGATCACAACTGGTGTAATCGTGCTAGCTAGCCCACAGACTGTTGTTAACTTCGAAGTTGGCATGACTTTAGTTAACTACTCTGTAGCTGGTAACGTATTTACTAACGTAACCGGTGGTGCACTTGGTTATGTAATCGCTGTAAACCGTAGTGCTGGTACTGTAACCGTATCCGCTACTGCCGGTGGTGCTGCTGGTACCCCTGTAAACTGGGGCACTGCTGCATTCTTGTACCTAGGCGTACAAGGCGACGTTGCTTTCGGTACATTGACTGCAACCACATCGTACTTAAAGATTTCAGGCCTAGGCGCTTGGATTCCTACAGTAGCTCCAGGTGGTACTGATTCATTCTGGGGTATTAACCGCTCTACAGACGTGACCCGTCTAGCCGGTGTTCGCTTTGATGGCTCTAGCGAGTCCATTGAAGAAGCACTCATAGATGGTTCAAGCCTCGTAGCCCGCGAAGGTGGTAAGCCAGACATGTGCTTCATGAACTTCACAAGCTACGCAGCACTTGAAAAGAGCTTAGGCTCCAAAGTGCAGTATGTAGACGTGAAGCATGAGGAAGCTGATATTGCTTTTGCAGGTATCAGAATCCATGCTCCTTACGGACCTATCACAGTTGTGCCTGACAGAAACTGTCCCGCACAAACTGCATACTTGCTACAGATGGACACATGGAAGCTTCGCTCTTTGGGCAAAGCCCCACACGTTCTTACATACGGCCTTGAAGGTCTCGAAGGTATCCGCGTAGGTAACGCTGATGCATTAGAAATCAGAATTGGTATGTATGGGAACTTGATCTGCAACGCCCCAGGCTGGAATTGCGTAGTACAGCTTTCTAGCTAA